Within Pseudothermotoga sp., the genomic segment TCCATCACGTAGATCCAAAGAAAACTCAGAACCACAACGATCAAAATATAAGAGAGATCCTTCAGTGAAATTGGTTTAGCATCACTAAGAGAGCGTTTCTTACGTACTATGAATGCTTTTATCAAAAGTATCGTAGTTAAAATCAACAAAAGTCCGAGCACGAACTGTGGGAAAATGGCAGAGTAATAGTTGTAATTCCTCGTCTCGCGCATGAAGATAAGAAAAAGAACGAGGAAGATGCCTGATACCACAATG encodes:
- a CDS encoding tripartite tricarboxylate transporter TctB family protein, whose protein sequence is MMSDIVVSGIFLVLFLIFMRETRNYNYYSAIFPQFVLGLLLILTTILLIKAFIVRKKRSLSDAKPISLKDLSYILIVVVLSFLWIYVMDRFLGFLVGSMVFGVGIFAILAGKSLKLKEFVLLSVVLCAIVLIFWFALGKLLLVPFPTGLLF